From Pelotomaculum isophthalicicum JI:
AACTGTTCGTACACTGGCAAATGGGAATTTTTCCTGGGGCTGGATAATGGGAGCCGGATGAGCTGAGAGGTTCACGTCCGGTTCTGAGAGGGCCTGGGGGTGAGATTCCCCTGGGCTACTCACCTTAAGCTCTTTTGCAAGAAGCGTTCGGATGCGGATAATCTCTTTATCGCTACGCGCATGTGGCTACAGGAGCGATTGGGTTTAGAAATCAGCGAAGAAAAGTCACGCGTTGTCAATCTCAAGAAGCAATACTCGGAATTCTTGGGATTTAAGATGAAACTGCGCCGGAAAAGCAACAAATGGGTTATCAAATCAAACATGACGAACAAGGCATTAAACAAATGCAAGGATTCTATCCGAGCTCAGATACACAAGTTAAGCAGAGAACCTAATCAATGGAGCGTAATGAATTTCAACGCTGCCATATTGGGATATCACAACTATTACAAATGCGCCTCGAATGTGTATCTTGATTTTGACCGTATCGCCTTTGACGTCAGAAAGACCCTTCTATGCAGAATAAAAAGCCATCGAAGTAAAACTGGGTTAAAAAGCAAAGCATTTGAGCAGTATTATGGCGACTTCACGGGAAAAATTTTTAAACTATGTGGAATAGCGCTTTTCCCAATCAACGGCATTAAAACACAGTACCACCTATGTGTTTTCCATCGGATATCTGCAACTACACGGAAGCCGGGAGGACAAAAATACATTCCCTGCAAAAAGCTATTGATCCGTGGACATTGCAGCAGCTCATGCAAAACCCTATCAGAGGGAAAAGCGCCGAACTGAACGACAACCGGATTTCGCTTTATGTCGCCCAGCGCGGCAAGTGCGCAATAACCGGTGATGCACTTGAATTGGGAGATATGAATGTACATCATATCATTCCCACTCATTTGCAGGGGGATGACCGATACGCAAATTTGGTCCTTCTCACTTCCGATGCACACAAATTGGTACATGCCATACAAGAAGAAACTGTTCAAAAGTATCTGCTCAAATTGCAAAACTGTACAATCCATTTTCAGCGGTTAAACAAGATGCGTAAGCACGCTGGCTTAAGTGAAATCAGTACAAATAGGTAAATATTGATGGAACGCCGTGTGAGCCGAAAGGTTCACGCACGGTGTGAATGGGGGGAAAAACCGGAGATTACTTCAAAGGTTTACCTATCCATAAAAATTTTGCGGGATACCGGAAATCTGCTCAAAGCCAAGGGCTATTACATCAAGGTGCTGGACCTGATCAACATGCACCTCTCCCACTGCTATAACCCCTTTACTTACTTGCAAGACGACAAGGATGTTTTAAAGCTGGTCACCAACCTGATCCGCAACACCACCCCCAAGGGCAGCAACACCAACGACCCCTTTTGGGAACGCTCCGAAACCGCGCTCTTGGAGGCGCTTATTCTCTACCTGCTCTACGAAGCGCCGGAGGATGAGCGAAACTTCCCGATGGTCATGGAGATGATCGCCGCCGCCGAGGTGCGGGAGGAGGACGAAACCTACCAAAGCCCCCTGGATGAGCTGTTTGAACGGCTGGCCATGCGGGAACCGGAGCACCTGGCGGTCAAGCAGTACAATATCTTCAAGCTGGCGGCGGGCAAGACGGCCAAGTCCATTTTAATCAGCCTGGGCGTCCGGCTGGAAAAGTTCAACCTGTCAACCATCGCCGGCATTACCACGGTGGACGAAATGGAGCTGCCCGCCATCGGGGAGAAAAAGACGGCCCTGTTTGCCGTGATCCCCGACAACGACAGCAGCTTCAATTTCATCGTGGGGATGCTCTACACCCAGCTTTTTCAGCAGCTTTACTACCTGGCTGACCATGTTTACGGCGGCAGGCTTCCCCTGCACGTCCATTTCGTGATGGACGAATTCAGCGACGTCGCCCTGCCGGATGAATTCGACAAGCTTCTTTCCACCATGCGCAGCCGGGAGGTCAGCGTCTCCATCATCCTGCAAAACCTGGCCCAGCTCAAAGCGTTGTTTAAAGACACCTGGGAGTCCATTGTCGGCAACTGCGACGAATTTTTGTATTTAGGAGGCAACGAGCAAAGCACCCACAAGTATGTGTCCGAGCTTTTGGGCAAGGAAACCATCGACCTGAACACCTACGGAAAGAGCGCAGGCAGAAACGGCAGCTATTCCACCAATTATCAGTTGTCGGGCCGCGAGCTTCTCACCCCCGACGAGGTGCGGATGCTGGACAACCGTTACGCCCTGCTATTCATCCGGGGCGAACACGCCGTCATGGACGACAAGTACGATATTCTCAAGCACCCGAATTTGAAGCTGACGGTTGACGGCGGCGGCCGCCCCTACCGGCACGGCACCACGGAACACGCCCTGGACTGGCAGGCCGTGGCCTTGAAAGAAGACGGCGATTACGAGCTGCTTTCCGAGGAAGAACTCGAAAGCCTGTCCCCATCATAAAAAGGAGGAATGATCCTTATGAAAATGTCTGGAAAAACCAAAAGGGTTTTTACGGTTTGCTGCGCGCTGGCGTTGCTGACCCTGTTTGCCACCCCTGTTTACGCGGCCGGCGACCCGCTTCAGGTGGTTAACAACCTGTCTGAATTTATCTTCGGGCTGATCCGCGCCATCGGGATGATCCTGCTGGGCTTCGGCATTGTGCAAATCGGCCTGTCGCTGAAATCCCACGACCCGAGCCAGCGGGCCAACGGCTTTCTGACCCTGGCGGGCGGCGTCATCATCACCTTTGCCAAGGAAATCCTTAATCTCATCACAGGAGGTTGATGGCCATGTTTAACAAATTCCCGATCATTGAAAACATGCACATTCATTCCCTGGACGGCGAACTGCGGGAAGCCACCATCCTGGGACGGCTGGGCGACAACGATTATCTTGCCGAATATAACGGCGTCAAGTGCCATGCGATCTACAACCCCTTTGTCAATCATTTCTACGTGGACGACAAGTATGGCGTCATCAAGGACAAAAAGCCCGGCAGGGACGCACCGTGCCGGTAACGATCATGGAAGCAGAGCCCGCGTTTCAGGCGCGGGCTTTGCCTTGGAAACGAGGTGAGTTTATTTGGAAAGCGCCAATTGGGTGGTTGAGAACCTGAACAACGCCCTGGGAACCTGGAACGAAAAGCTGGCGGAAATCTGGCAGCTTGTCACCCAGTCTCCTACGGAATTCCGCGGCGGCGGCATCTGGCACGTCATTGCCGATATCCACGGCGCGTTGCAAGCCATCGGCCTGGCCCTGCTGGTATTGTTTTTTGTGATCGGCGTGGTGAAAACCTGCGGCAGCTTTGCAGAGGTGAAAAAGCCGGAACACGCCCTGAAGCTGTTTATCCGCTTCGCTTTGGCGAAAGGCGTTGTGACTTACGGCCTGGAGCTGATGATGGCGCTGTTTACCATTGCTCAGGGGATCATCTCCACCATCATGGGCAGCGCGGGCTTCGGCACCACAAGCCAGGCCGTTTTGCCGCAGGCCATCGTGCAGGCCGTCGAGGAGTGCAGCTTCTTGGCGAGCATCCCCCTGTGGGCGGTGACGATCATCGGCAGCCTGTTCATTACGGTGCTGTCCTTCATCATGATCCTGTCGGTGTACGGTCGTTTTTTCAAATTGTTCTTATACACCGCCATCGCCCCCGTGCCTCTGGCCTCCTTTGCCGGAGAGCCCAGCCAGAGCATCGGCAAAGCCTTCCTCAAAAGCTATGCCGCCGTCTGCCTGGAGGGGGTCATCATCGTTCTGGCCTGCGTCATCTTTTCCGTCTTTGCGGCCTCCCCGCCGGTGGTGGACGCCAGCGCCAGCGCCGTGACGATGGTGTGGAGCTATATCGGGGAGCTGGTTTTCAACATGCTGATCCTGGTCGGCGCGGTGAAGATGGCCGACCGGGTGGTGCGGGAAATGATGGGATTATAAAAAGGATACCGGACAAGAAAATCCGGTATCCTCATATGTCCTTGAACGGAACGCCATCCCCGTAAACAACAGGTTTCCCTGTTCTTGGGTCAAGCAAATCCCCCTGCTCGTTGAACTGAACTTTGTCAAGGGGTACGCCCATTTCTCTGGCCCGGCGGATCTGCCACGCGACATCATCTTCAAAGTACTTCTCGTCCCGTTTGCGCCGTATCGCCTTTATCAGCGACACAATCCAGCTTAACACGGTCAGGCCGAACAACGAGAACAGGATGATGTACGCCAAAGTCTCATGTTCCACCGCCCACTTGTTCAGCACGGTGCCGAAAAGCAGGAAGCAAAGGACGGGAATCGTCAGCCGGAGCTTTCCTGCTGCTTTGAATATGAAAGAAAGAATGAGCAATCCCACCGTAAGGCAAAGAGAAATAAGGGCCGCGGCTGCCATAATGGTCACTTTCCACATAGTCCGTATATTTCCATTATATCACGCAGCGCAAATATACAAATAAGACCGGAAAACCGTGACGATCTTGAACATGAAGTTTAGCAGTAGCAATGAAGATGGATGCGTACAGCACGAATAAATCCTCCTCCCTGATTCCCTTGTCACGCATGGAAAAAAGAAATGAAAGGATACCGCAGCGACCGAGGCAAAGGAGGCTTCAATGTGAAACGGGTGAATTACCATGAAGAACTGGAAAAAGAGAAGGAAAAACTCAACAGGCTTGCGGAGGAAGCCTTGAAGAACGGCATCCCCCTTACCCAGGATGAAGCATTTATGGTACAGAACCGCAAGGTTGACGAATTGGTAGTCAAGGTAATTAAGGAGAAAGAACGAAACAGGAAAAAACAGCGGGAACGATAAGGCAAGCAACCCGATGGCGCTTCGTTAAGAGGCGCTATTTTTTTATGGAGGTGACGATGTTTTGGAAGTCAAGATCAACCGGGAAATCCGGGACTATACCGAGAGCTTGTTTTTTGGACTGTCCCTGCGGCAGTTCGTTTTTTCTGTTTTGGCCGTTGGCATAGCCGTGGCTATCTACTTTGGCCTGCGGAGCTTCTTAGGCACGGAAACCGTAAGCTGGATGTGCATTTTGGGTGCCGCCCCCTTTGCCGCTCTCGGCTTTATTCAATATCACGGCATGACGGCGGAGCAGTATCTCTGGGCATACATCAAGTCGGAATTTCTCCTGCCCAAGCGCCTAACCTTTCACCCGACCAACATCTATTACGAAGCCCTGAAGCCCGCCCTGGAAAAACGCGAAAAGGAGGCATGGAAACACCATGATTAAGACCCTGCAAAAAATCATGAAGCAGGACAAGGAAAGGTTTGTCGTCCCCAAGGGCGTGCAGCAGGCCATCCCCATCCGCGCCATCTGGCCGGAGGGGATTTTTCAGGTGGGGAACAAGTTTTCCCGGACCTTTCGCTTTGCGGACATCAATTACGCCGTGGCCTCCAAGGAGGATAAGGAAGCAATGTTTCTGTCCTATTCGGAGCTTTTGAATTCCTTTGACAGCGGCGCTACCACCAAAATCACCATCAACAACCGCCGCCTGAATAAGACGGACTTTGAAAGCTCCATTTTGATCCCCCTCCGGGAGGACCTCCTAGACGAGTACCGCCGGGAATACAACCGGATGCTGCTGGAGAAGGCCACCGGCGCGAACAGCATCGTGCAGGACAAATACGTCACCGTGTCGGTAGCGAAAAAGAACATTGAAGAAGCGCGGAACTACTTTTCCCGCATCGGCACCGACCTCATCCCCCACTTTTCCCACCTGGGCTCCAAATGCGTGGAGTTGGACGCCACCGACCGGCTCAGAATCTTGCACGACTTTTTCCGCGCCGGCGAGGAAACAGATTTTCGGTTCGACCTGTCCGAAACCATGCGAAAGGGACACGATTTCAAGGATTACATCTGCCCCGACACCTTTGAGTTTGAACGCGACTATTTCCGCATGGGAAGCAGATTCGGGCGTGTCATCTTCCTGCGGGAGTACGCCAGCTTCATCAAGGACAGCATGGTGGCCGAGCTGTGCGACATGAACCGCAACATGATGTTGTCTTTGGACATCATCCCCATCCCCACGGATGAGGCCGTGCGGGAGGTGGAAAACCGGCTGCTGGGGGTGGAGACCAACATCACCAACTGGCAGCGGCGGCAGAACGAAAATAACAACTTTTCCGCCGTCGTGCCTTACGACATGGAGCAGCAGCGCCGGGAAAGCAAGGAGTTTCTGGATGACCTGACCACCCGCGACCAGCGCATGATGTTCGCCGTCCTCACGATGGCGCATATCGCGGACAGCAAGGAGCAGCTTGACAGCGACACGGAAACCCTGCTGACCACGGCCAGAAAGCACCTTTGCCAGTTCTCCACCCTGACCTGGCAGCAAATGGACGGCCTGAATACGGCGTTGCCCTACGGCCTGCGCAAGATTCACGCCATCCGGACCCTGACCACCGAAAGCACGGCGGTGTTCATACCCTTCCGGGCACAGGAGATTGCCCATAGCGGCGGCATTTACTACGGACAGAATGTGATCTCCAAGAACATGATTATCGCCAACCGCAAGTTGCTGCTTAACGGAAACAGCTTCATTCTGGGCGTTTCCGGCTCCGGCAAATCGTTCGCGGCCAAGCGGGAAATTGTCAACCAGATGCTTGCCGGCGGCGACGACATCGTCCTGATTGATCCGGAGCGCGAGTATTCGGCGCTGGTGGAGGCGCTGGGCGGCGAGATCATCCATATCTCCGCCACCTCGAAAAACCACATCAATGCCATGGATATGAACCGGGATTACGGCGACGGCGCAAACCCGGTCATTCTGAAATCCGAATTCGTCCTGTCCCTGTGCGAGCAGCTTATCGGCGGGCAGTACCTGGGGGCGAAGCAGAAATCCCTGATCGACCGTTGCACCGCCGGCGTGTACCGGAAGTACCTGCAAAGCAATTTCGAGGGGAAAACACCCACCTTGCAGGACTTCCACGGGGAGCTTTTGAAGCAGGTGGAACCGGAGGCGCAGGAAATCGCCCTGGCCATCGAGCTTTTTACCTCCGGCAGCCTGAACACCTTTTTCACATAAGCCATGGTTTTGCCATCCGGTGACAAAAAACCCGGATAATCGTTAACTTTACGAGGGGTTTCGCCTGGGCGGACCATATATAATCCCTGTCCTTCGGGGGTAACAACAAGCACATCAGAAGTTGGCAACCAGGAGATTCCATTTGAATTATTAACCGGCGATGGCAAACCGGTGACTTCATGTGACTTGCTTCCGTCAGTGCTGACGATCAAGAGTTTACCGTCGTTCATCTGGTTATCACTGTAACGAATGTATGCCAACCACTGTCCGTCAGGGGACCACTTTGGCCATCTGACCTGACCGGCATCACTTAGCTTTGTGAGGGTACATTTATCTCCGTCCAGGACGTAAAGAAGGCCGTTCCAAACAAATGCCAGCCGCCCCTGACCCCTGAACGCATCGACGTTGACTTGAGGTAAATTGGAATCATCCTGCTGAATGGGATTAACCGGAACTGCTTTTGATTTACTGCAACCCACCAAAATTAATAAGGTGGTTATCAGCAAAAAAACAACTGTTGTTTTAATGGTTCTCTTCATTTATATTTTCTTCCTTTCTCTCAATTAAGCACTTTAACCTTCTGATTTGCCGACCAGGAACCTAAACTCAATACAACAGTAATGATAACAATTGTAACTTTCTTTCTGATCATCGTTATTTTAAACATCTTAACAAACCTTAAATATTCGATAATTCTATACGGATAACATGCTCATTTTGTAAATTAGCCCTTAGTGTGGGATAATAATAGAAATCGTTTGAGTTTTCTATACTGAACTTATTAGCTCCATTAATCCAAATATCTCGATAATTACCAGGATCGTGAATCTTACTCCCATTGACAGAATCGTAATTGTCTACAATCTTTTCAATAGAATCCCCGATTCCAATTCCTGTGTTAGTATGGAGCGTAGAAGGTGCTGAAACCAGTACATCAACTACACCCTGAATAGGTTCAAACTCATTCTTTCTATAGAATGATACAAATAAACCCAACTCCTCGTAGTTCCATCCATGAATCCATCCATGAAACGGCGTTGAATGAAACTGTTCTTTCTTGGTTGGCTCACCATAAAGCTTAAATACTTGTTCTTGTGAATCGCCGATATGTATACCGGCAAGCGACACATTTTCTTTTGTCAAAGGCCCTGGGCCTGCTTCGCTATTATTATTAACAATGTGGATTTTTTCTTCTAAAGGGTTGGTTTGTATGCTTGGTGTTGGGGCAGGAGGGGTAGTAAATTTAGCTTCCTTGTTAGCCGAATAATAAACGCCTCCTCCAATAATGAGCGCCGAGACAATAGCAATTATGATTCCCTTATTGAGTTGTATCATTTTGCCAAAAACCTCTTTTCTTTCTAACTCCCAAAAGCCATCATACCCTCATTTTTGGTTCATTGGATAGAACTTACCATAACGAGGAAAATTCTTCAATAGGTAATCGTTTACAATGAAAAACACCAGTGGAAAGACAATGTCTTTATTTCCACTGATGCTGTTTATTGGTTAACTTTTTTATATTTTTTAAACCAAATCCATCGTAAAGTTAATAATGACATGTATGTGAAAATTAATTTATTTGTTTGATTAATATTCATGGGTAAGTTAAATAAATGGAAATCAATTATTCCACTAGTTTTTTTACAGTTGCCATATTGATTGTTGCTTCTGGCTGCTCAAGCAATCCAAAAATACTCAGTCCCGAACCAGCAAAAAGCGACTCTGCAAATGAACCTGATTCTTCACATGTTAATTTTACAAGATTTGCAGGCTCAGATAATTGGCAAAAAAATAAGCTGCAATGGTTACCTGACATCGTATAAGTTATTGGCCAACCACTGTATGATCAAAATTAAGCTGTAAATATTGCACGTCAAGAAATGTCCCGTCTTCCGCATACCATATCATCTGATGTAAATACTGAAGGTTCTGAGGTTTATAATTTTGTTTTTATAGATAGCAAGGGTGACACTTTGTACAAAGAAGGAGTGTGTCTAGCTCCATTAGAAAAATTAGGAAAAGAGTTCGTGTCAACAAATGTTGCATCCACCCAAAATAGCTACAAATAAAACACCCCGCTCCTCGTACGGAAGAACGAGGTGTTCTTTTACTCACTTTAATCCACTTTAATGGCGACTGGCAAAAGGATCGCTGCCCCAGGAGAATCTATAAGGGTCGACACCCTCTGTACTGGCTATTTCCCGTTCAGCTCCGGTAGAAACATTCTTTACCCATAAACTGCCCCGCCACTCCTTTTGGAAGACAAATGCCGTGCGGTCCTGGTTCCAGGACCATTGAGGACTGCCTACCTCATAGTATAAGGACATCAACCGGGATAGTTGGCCGGTCTGGGTGTCTAAGATACAGAATTCTGCAGGGCCGGGATCTGTTCCTTTATGTCCACTGGCCGGCATAGCGATGAAAGCCAGGCAGTCGGCGCTAAGCCAGTGCAAGTTATATATCCATTTGCCGGGTGCCGGGTAAAGTTGAGTGACCGACCCGCTGGTGGTAACCTCGTAAATGCCGTTCTTAGGTCCCTCTGCTAAGTTGTCAAAAGTATAACCGAAAAAGGTGACGGCGCTGCCGTCCGGTCGCCACGAGAAGTCCTCCGCCCAGAGCGCGTGGTAGTCATTGTCGGCTGATGTAATCAAAGGCACCGGGGTTTTGTTCCAGTCCAAGTTGTATATCAGTGTGGCCCGCACGTCAGTGTGGTGATTTTCGAATGCGAGGCCGTTGCCGTTTGGGTTGAAGGCGCAGTTTTGTGCAGCAATGTTTCCCGTGATCGAGGAGGAAAAGCTCTTTCCATCGGGCGAAGCCGTATGCAGCAAACCCCCTCCGGCGGCTTCGTTTCCATCTGCCACAATAAGTCTGCTCTCCCCGGGCGTAAGGGCTGCATCGACGAAGCCGAGAAAGCCGGGCAAACCGAGGATGGACGCCGGCAAGAGCGTACTTTGCCGACCGGTCGCAAAATCAATACTCATTACATCACCTGTAAGATTGCCGACATCTTGTCCTCTTATAAATAGCAGTTTACCTTCCTGCGGCAGGTAATAGGTGACTCTGTTATAACCAGTATTGGTTAGGGGGACCGGCGCGGCACCGTCCAGGCGCACAGAATAAAGATTACCATCCCGGCTGAAGATAATAGGTGCGTCATTACCCGAAATGTTCAGCTTATCATCTACATCTTGACTAGTGCGAACAGGAATAGTGTATCTGATACCAGCCAATCCGATACTAATGCCGAGAACAAGAAGTATAAAAAATAAAACCATATAACTGGCGGTCCTTGTCTTTTTAAACCGCATAATAAAGAGAACGGCTAAAACAAAACATAACAAAGCAACGACCATTAGAATAATCGGCAGAAAATACATTTGATATCCTCCCTTGAAAATTATTTACAGGTATGCGAACTGAAGCATCATTAGATCCTTGTCCGTTAAGGTTATTGATAAATAAGAGGACGTGCTTGTTTTGGTAGCATTATTGGCAGAATCGTGGAGATTTGAGCAAACGCTTAAGGTAATTGCTATTATGAATAAAATCATTACTTTGATAAAGTATTTCATTCAACGCCTTCCATCAAAGCAGGAGGACACCGTGACATATTCAGGGGGAGCATTAAATTCCCCTGAGTAAACAAACATATTATATCCATCACCCAATATGCCTCCATATTGGGTAGCTGGGTATCGCGGGTTACTGTTTGTTCATTACCGGAATACGGGGGCATATTTTAGCTATCGCTTGAAAACGGGAATATCTTTTTGCCATCGCTTGAATACTGAGCTATATTTTCAGAGTTGCCAAGATCCACGACCCATTTTTCCCCATCGAAAAGAACAGGATATTTCATCGTTAATGTCAGATCCTTTTCGCGTATATTTACTATTGCGGTTGCATGTTCGTTGTCAACCTTCTGTACAGATTCAATCTGGTATCCCAAAAAATTATTGAGCTCATTGTTGAAAAACAATTGGCGGCGCACAGATAACGGTATCGTATCAACACTATTGCTTGCATACGAATCGAAATCTTTATTCAATGCTGCATTAAAGAACGCTTTAACTGCGTTTTGGGCCGATTGTTCGACAGGTTGTGAGACATAGGCTTGTATTGAAAAGAATAAACACATACAAATAGCAGATAGTATTATAAACTTCCATTTAGAATGACCAATTTTTAACACAACTCTTCATTCACCTTCTAAATTTTGGTTTGTTTTAGAGACAATCTAAACATCCTTCAATTTGCTGCAGTTAAATTTTGTATTTGTTTGTTTAAAGCGTTAGCAGCGAACTTTTTCTGGTTGTTTGTACTAACCACATTTTATTTTAAAAGGCCCATTGGATTCAATCCCTTAAATGCAGATTTGAAAGGGGCTAATTGGTGATCGGGGGTACAACGAAGAGGTGGTATGTCTCATTTCTGTGATAATATAAAATATTTTCCTTTAAAGGTTTTCTTATCTATATAGACAATCTTAAAAAGCTTTCGCAACAGTGATGCTAATCTAATGCATAAAGGACATCCATTTCTGACCCCCCATTTAAACACGTTAGCCTCCGCTGGATATGCAACCGCTCCCTGACTCATTGTTCAAGTCGTCATTTGCCTACACAAGGAATAATCAAATAAAAAAATTAAATTACATCCTACTATTTCTCCATTTCTACCGTCTATTCTTATAGAAAGGGAGTGAACCGAGTGGATGTACCGGAGGAAATTATCCAGCGCGTATGCCATAAAGATGAGCGGGCGTACGAGGAATTATTCCGGCTTGCCTGGGATCAGGCTGTTCGAACCTGCTGGCTGATTCTCAGGCATCAACACGATGCGGAGGAGGCCGCCCAGGATGCGTTTATAAAACTTTATGTACACCGGCAACACCTGAAAGATGTGCGGGCGTTTCGTAACTGGTTCTACCGAATTTTGGCAAATACTGCATTGGATAAAGTGCGCAAACGGAAAACCGTTATAGATATTGACGGGATTCGTATTTCCAACCAGAACAACGATATTTTGCAAGCTGAGCGCCGAATGCTCATTGACGAGGCCATGAGGCATCTCTCATATGGCGAGAGAACCGCCGTTGTCCTCGTACATTTTATTGGATATACGGAGACCGAGGCTGCCGAGGTTGCCGGATGGAAACTGGGAAAGCTCAAATATCGCCTGAATCGTGCACGACGTGTTCTCGCCCGGGAGATAAACGAGGAAGTAAAAAACGGGGTTGACAAAGAGGGGGGTTCAGTATGTCTGACATGTTCCACAAGGCGTTAATGGAAGATGCCGCCCGA
This genomic window contains:
- a CDS encoding TrbC/VirB2 family protein, yielding MKMSGKTKRVFTVCCALALLTLFATPVYAAGDPLQVVNNLSEFIFGLIRAIGMILLGFGIVQIGLSLKSHDPSQRANGFLTLAGGVIITFAKEILNLITGG
- a CDS encoding PrgI family protein, which gives rise to MEVKINREIRDYTESLFFGLSLRQFVFSVLAVGIAVAIYFGLRSFLGTETVSWMCILGAAPFAALGFIQYHGMTAEQYLWAYIKSEFLLPKRLTFHPTNIYYEALKPALEKREKEAWKHHD
- a CDS encoding RNA polymerase sigma factor, translated to MDVPEEIIQRVCHKDERAYEELFRLAWDQAVRTCWLILRHQHDAEEAAQDAFIKLYVHRQHLKDVRAFRNWFYRILANTALDKVRKRKTVIDIDGIRISNQNNDILQAERRMLIDEAMRHLSYGERTAVVLVHFIGYTETEAAEVAGWKLGKLKYRLNRARRVLAREINEEVKNGVDKEGGSVCLTCSTRR